TGGCCCCGTCCCGCGGAGATGCCCTTGGAGATGATGGTGCTGCGGGTGTTCCTGCCGATATGCACCATCTTGGTCCCGGTATCGGCCTGCTGGCGGTTGTTGGTCAGCGCCACGGAGTAGAACTCGCCCACCGAGTTGTCCCCGGTGAGGATGCAGCTGGGATACTTCCAGGTGATGGCCGATCCGGTCTCCACCTGGGTCCAGGAGATCTTCGCGTTGCGCCCGCGGCACTCGCCGCGCTTGGTGACGAAGTTGTAGATGCCGCCGCGCCCCTCCTCGTCGCCCGGGTACCAGTTCTGCACCGTGGAGTACTTGATCTCGGCATCGTCCAGCGCCACCAGCTCCACCACCGCGGCATGCAGCTGGTTCTCGTCCCGCATGGGAGCGGTGCACCCCTCCAGGTAGCTGACGTAGCTGCCCTCGTCCGCGACGATGAGGGTGCGTTCGAACTGTCCGGTGGACTTGGCGTTGATGCGGAAATAGGTGGACAGCTCCATGGGGCAGCGCACCCCCTTGGGCACGTAGACGAAGGAGCCGTCGGAAAATACCGCGGAATTCAGGGCGGCGAAGAAGTTGTCCCGCTGCGGCACCACCGAACCCAGGTATTTGCGCACCAGCTCGGGGTGCTCGCGCACCGCCTCGGAGAAGGAGCAGAAGATGATTCCGAGCTTGCCGAGCTTGTCCTTGAAGGTGGTGGCGACCGACACGCTGTCGAACACCGCGTCCACCGCGACGCCGGCCAGCGCCGCGCGCTCCTCCAGGGGGATGCCCAGCTTCTCGTAGGTCTCCAGCAGCTTCGGGTCCACCTCGTCGAGGCTCTTGGGCGCGTCCTTCTTCGACTTCGGCGCCGCGTAGTAGACGATGTCCTGGTAATCGATGCGCGGATAGTGGACATGGGCCCACTCCGGTGCGGGCATCTCCAGCCAGTGGCGGTAGGCCTCGAGCCGCCACTCGAGCATCCACTCCGGCTCGCCCTTCTTGGCCGAGATGGCGCGGATGACATCCTCGTTCAGCCCCGGAGGAAGCGACTCGGACTCCAACTCGGTCACGAAGCCGTGCTTGTATTTCTGCTGGATGAGGGCGTCGATCTCGTGGTTGGCAGTGCTCATTCGAACCTCCGTCGTGGGTCTTCACCCGGCATGCCGGGCACCGCTGCGGCACATCCCGGCGCTCACCGGCAGGGCGCGGAAACCGTGGGCGTCCGCCCTTATTCCGACTAATTTGCTCGGGTTTGGTTGCAGCAAATCCTGACTGTTTCCGTCGGACTTTTCAACCCCTCGGGAAGTGGGCTTTTGGAGCGGCGGGCGAGACGCCCCGGACGGAGCGGCCGGACGGGCATCCTGCCGCGCCCCGGGGGAGCCTGCGGTCAGTCGTCCGCGGCGAAGGCGGGCTGGCCGATGCAGTGGGCGTGGATACGCGCCACGGTGGGATAGCGGCCCGGATCCAGACCCGCCGCCAGGGCCATGCGCAGGAGCGGAACCAGGCAGATGTCGGCCAGGGTGGGACTGTCACCGTGGCAGTAGAGGCCGGTGACCGGGTTGTCCCTCAGCATGTGCTCGAGCGGCATGAGTCCGCGCTGCAGCCAGTATTCGCGCCAACGCTGCCTGGCCGCCGCGTCGAGACCCAGCTCCCCGGCCAGGAACCCCTGCACCCGGGGTTCCTCCAGCGGCTGGGTGTCGCAGGCCACCAGCTGCGCCAGGGAGCGCACCCGGGCCCGGCCGCGGGCATCGGCAGGCATCAGGGGCGGATCGGGGTAGAGATCGTCCAGGTACTCGATGGCCGCCAGTGACTGGGTCATCACCCGCTGCCCGTCCATCACCACCAGGGGGCCGGGGGCGTCGAGGCTCAGGCCGGCGGCGAGCATCCGGGTCTCCCCCCACTCCTCGCGCAGCGTCTGCAGGTCGTGGGCCTGGAAGGGGATGCCCTTGAGGCGGAAGGCGATGCGTACGCGGGAGGCGGCCAGGCTGTCGCGGTGGCTGTA
The nucleotide sequence above comes from Thioalbus denitrificans. Encoded proteins:
- the sufB gene encoding Fe-S cluster assembly protein SufB, with the protein product MSTANHEIDALIQQKYKHGFVTELESESLPPGLNEDVIRAISAKKGEPEWMLEWRLEAYRHWLEMPAPEWAHVHYPRIDYQDIVYYAAPKSKKDAPKSLDEVDPKLLETYEKLGIPLEERAALAGVAVDAVFDSVSVATTFKDKLGKLGIIFCSFSEAVREHPELVRKYLGSVVPQRDNFFAALNSAVFSDGSFVYVPKGVRCPMELSTYFRINAKSTGQFERTLIVADEGSYVSYLEGCTAPMRDENQLHAAVVELVALDDAEIKYSTVQNWYPGDEEGRGGIYNFVTKRGECRGRNAKISWTQVETGSAITWKYPSCILTGDNSVGEFYSVALTNNRQQADTGTKMVHIGRNTRSTIISKGISAGRGQNAYRGLVKVTRSAEGARNYTQCDSLLMGDKCGAHTFPYIEVKNPSAQVEHEATTSKISEDQLFYCLQRGISTEEAVTMIVNGFCKEVLKELPMEFAVEAQKLLGVSLEGAVG
- the maiA gene encoding maleylacetoacetate isomerase, encoding MDLYSHRDSLAASRVRIAFRLKGIPFQAHDLQTLREEWGETRMLAAGLSLDAPGPLVVMDGQRVMTQSLAAIEYLDDLYPDPPLMPADARGRARVRSLAQLVACDTQPLEEPRVQGFLAGELGLDAAARQRWREYWLQRGLMPLEHMLRDNPVTGLYCHGDSPTLADICLVPLLRMALAAGLDPGRYPTVARIHAHCIGQPAFAADD